One region of Aurantimonas sp. HBX-1 genomic DNA includes:
- a CDS encoding aldo/keto reductase, giving the protein MTVLAWLLQRSSNILVIPGISRRAHLHTNVAASSLRLSTDHTRRLNELPDAR; this is encoded by the coding sequence TTGACCGTCCTGGCGTGGCTCCTCCAACGCAGTTCCAACATCCTCGTCATCCCAGGCATATCGCGTCGAGCTCATCTCCACACGAACGTCGCGGCGTCCTCTCTTCGGCTCTCAACCGATCATACCCGTCGATTGAACGAACTTCCCGACGCGCGCTGA
- a CDS encoding creatininase: protein MREAEPKVRLADMSWMEFARRVKEDDPIVFLPIGATEQHGPHLPLSTDVILPESIALKVAERLGGIVAPSLAYGYKSQPKTGGGNHFPGTLSLNAATLVALIRDIINELARHGVRRIVLFDGHMENQWFITEAADLALTDQRREGVTDLKIVKLGYWEFITPATEAILFPDGLISWALEHAAVMETSVMLHLRPDLVDAAAIPDNPPAEFPLFDPYPFDLAPIPADGVLSSAASASAEKGRAVVEQVVPDIAAALARHFAAPPAGG from the coding sequence ATGCGTGAGGCAGAGCCAAAGGTCCGGCTCGCCGATATGAGCTGGATGGAATTCGCCCGGCGCGTGAAGGAGGACGATCCGATCGTCTTCCTGCCGATCGGCGCTACCGAGCAGCACGGCCCGCATCTGCCGCTGTCCACCGACGTCATCCTGCCGGAAAGCATCGCGCTGAAGGTTGCGGAGCGGCTCGGCGGCATCGTCGCCCCGTCACTCGCCTACGGCTACAAGTCGCAGCCGAAGACCGGCGGCGGCAATCATTTCCCCGGCACGCTCAGCCTCAATGCGGCGACCCTCGTCGCGCTGATACGTGACATCATCAACGAGCTGGCGCGCCACGGCGTGCGCCGGATCGTCCTCTTCGACGGCCACATGGAGAACCAGTGGTTCATCACCGAGGCGGCTGACCTTGCCCTCACCGACCAGCGGCGCGAGGGCGTCACCGACCTGAAGATCGTCAAGCTGGGCTACTGGGAATTCATCACCCCGGCCACGGAAGCGATCCTGTTTCCGGACGGGCTGATCAGCTGGGCGCTGGAGCACGCGGCGGTGATGGAGACGTCGGTGATGCTGCATCTGCGGCCGGACCTCGTCGACGCGGCGGCAATCCCGGACAATCCGCCCGCCGAGTTTCCGCTCTTCGACCCCTACCCGTTCGACCTTGCCCCGATCCCTGCGGACGGCGTCCTCAGTTCGGCCGCCAGCGCCAGTGCCGAGAAGGGCCGCGCGGTCGTCGAGCAGGTGGTGCCGGACATCGCCGCGGCGCTGGCCCGGCACTTCGCGGCCCCGCCCGCGGGCGGGTGA
- a CDS encoding amidohydrolase family protein, with the protein MTTFIRGATLLAMGGGTGAEPFTGDLLIEGDRIAAIGPSLAVPEGATIIEGAGKLVMPGLVNAHLHSNEALFKGRYDNMPLEVWMLYAYPIRAAKALPPRLVYLRSMLVAMESLRTGVTCITDDLYESPRSELELMGAAIDAYDDVGIRATVSAHVVNRNFLDTIPFTRDYVPTHLQEEIDAIQPVTTPDYLAFVREAHARFHGRSGRIRTMLAPSAPQRCTPELMLAANELAKEWNAPFHTHIVETKVQAVTGPEFYGKSLIAYMDDLGLLNPWTTIAHSIWVSDADIERMGRAGVSVCHNAISNQKLGAGSAPVRKLLTAGVNIGLGSDGICSNDTPRIFDVMKAAALMHKVNNPDWSRWLNASEVLHAATLGGARTALLHEETGSLEAGKKADLLILDAQTASFTPLNDVRNHLVYCENGSSIEKVFVNGEMVVENGRLTRVDEKALLAELRALMPEFLEYTKGVEAANGELEPAFTKVVQRCYGMDVGMTRWASDA; encoded by the coding sequence ATGACGACATTCATCCGGGGCGCGACGCTGCTGGCAATGGGCGGCGGGACCGGCGCGGAGCCGTTCACCGGCGACCTCCTGATCGAGGGCGACCGGATCGCCGCGATCGGGCCGTCGCTTGCCGTGCCGGAGGGCGCGACGATCATCGAGGGGGCCGGCAAGCTGGTCATGCCCGGCCTCGTCAACGCCCATCTCCATTCCAACGAGGCGCTGTTCAAGGGTCGCTACGACAACATGCCGCTCGAGGTGTGGATGCTCTATGCCTACCCGATCCGGGCCGCGAAGGCGCTCCCCCCGCGCCTGGTCTATCTCCGCTCGATGCTCGTCGCGATGGAATCGCTGCGCACCGGCGTCACCTGCATCACCGACGACCTCTACGAAAGCCCGCGCTCGGAGCTGGAACTGATGGGCGCGGCGATCGACGCCTATGACGACGTCGGCATCCGCGCCACGGTCTCCGCCCATGTCGTAAACCGCAACTTCCTCGACACGATCCCCTTCACCCGCGACTACGTCCCGACGCATCTGCAGGAAGAGATCGACGCCATCCAGCCGGTGACGACGCCGGACTATCTCGCCTTCGTCAGGGAGGCGCATGCCCGCTTCCACGGGCGGTCGGGCCGCATCCGGACGATGCTCGCGCCCTCGGCGCCGCAGCGCTGCACGCCGGAGCTGATGCTGGCGGCCAACGAGCTGGCGAAGGAATGGAACGCGCCGTTCCACACCCACATCGTCGAGACCAAGGTGCAGGCGGTCACGGGGCCGGAATTCTACGGCAAGTCGCTGATCGCCTACATGGACGATCTCGGCCTGCTGAACCCGTGGACGACCATCGCCCATTCGATCTGGGTCAGCGATGCCGACATCGAGCGCATGGGCAGAGCCGGGGTCTCGGTCTGCCACAACGCCATCTCCAACCAGAAGCTCGGCGCCGGCTCCGCGCCGGTGCGCAAGCTGCTCACGGCCGGCGTCAATATCGGCCTCGGCTCCGACGGCATCTGCTCCAACGACACGCCGCGGATCTTCGACGTGATGAAGGCCGCGGCCCTGATGCACAAGGTCAACAATCCCGACTGGTCGCGCTGGCTCAACGCCAGCGAGGTGCTGCACGCGGCCACCCTCGGCGGCGCCCGTACCGCGCTGCTGCACGAGGAGACCGGGTCGCTGGAGGCCGGCAAGAAGGCCGACCTGCTGATCCTCGACGCGCAGACCGCCAGCTTCACGCCGCTCAACGACGTCCGCAACCACCTCGTCTACTGCGAGAACGGCTCCTCGATCGAGAAGGTCTTCGTCAACGGCGAGATGGTGGTCGAGAACGGTCGCCTGACCCGCGTCGACGAGAAGGCGCTGCTCGCCGAATTGCGGGCACTGATGCCGGAGTTCCTCGAATACACCAAGGGGGTCGAGGCGGCGAACGGCGAGCTGGAGCCGGCCTTCACGAAGGTCGTGCAGCGCTGCTACGGCATGGATGTCGGCATGACGCGCTGGGCCTCCGATGCGTGA
- a CDS encoding ABC transporter ATP-binding protein: MTPTMIELDQVAKAYGDQMAVADVSLEIRKGEFIALMGPSGCGKTTTLRMLAGLETPTTGEIRLWGRRINEDAAWSRDTPLVWQNYALFPFMTVRRNVEFGLKHRGTPPRERTAKADEWLARMGIGELAERMPGQLSGGQRQRVALARALATEPELLLLDEPLSALDPHLKVKMQAELVRLHQELGITFICVTHSPSEAFAMADRVVIMSEGRIQQVGAPRAIHRRAENRFVAEFLGGSNLIAGTIASRNAGLITIDTASGPLLARTSDDQGLSPGDAATLVVGTDRVAITSERPASGNALEAHVATLDFVGASVTVFMETPAGLEIRAQLSSRDLDAMPLAPGDAVFVHWPAEAGYFLA; the protein is encoded by the coding sequence ATGACTCCCACCATGATCGAGCTCGACCAGGTCGCGAAGGCCTATGGCGACCAGATGGCCGTCGCCGACGTGTCGCTGGAGATCCGCAAGGGCGAGTTCATCGCGCTGATGGGCCCGTCCGGCTGCGGCAAGACCACGACGCTGCGCATGCTGGCGGGCCTCGAGACCCCCACCACCGGCGAGATCCGCCTTTGGGGCCGGCGCATCAACGAGGACGCCGCCTGGTCCCGCGACACGCCGCTGGTCTGGCAGAACTATGCGCTGTTCCCGTTCATGACGGTGCGCAGGAACGTCGAGTTCGGGCTGAAGCACCGCGGCACGCCGCCGCGCGAGCGCACCGCCAAGGCGGACGAATGGCTCGCCCGGATGGGCATCGGCGAACTCGCCGAACGGATGCCCGGCCAGCTCTCCGGCGGCCAGCGCCAGCGCGTCGCGCTTGCCCGCGCGCTGGCGACCGAGCCCGAGCTGCTGCTGCTCGACGAGCCGCTGAGCGCCCTCGACCCGCATCTGAAGGTCAAGATGCAGGCCGAACTCGTGCGGCTGCACCAGGAACTCGGCATCACGTTCATCTGCGTCACGCACAGCCCGTCCGAGGCCTTCGCCATGGCCGACCGGGTGGTGATCATGAGCGAGGGCCGCATCCAGCAGGTCGGCGCGCCGCGCGCCATCCACCGGCGGGCGGAGAACCGCTTCGTCGCCGAATTCCTCGGCGGCTCGAACCTGATCGCCGGCACGATCGCGTCCCGGAATGCCGGCCTCATCACCATCGACACCGCGAGCGGCCCGCTGCTCGCCCGCACGTCGGACGACCAGGGGCTGTCTCCCGGCGACGCGGCGACCCTGGTGGTCGGCACCGACCGCGTGGCGATCACGAGCGAGCGCCCCGCCAGCGGCAACGCGCTGGAGGCCCACGTCGCGACGCTCGATTTCGTCGGCGCCTCCGTCACGGTGTTCATGGAGACGCCGGCCGGACTCGAGATCCGGGCGCAGCTCTCCTCACGCGATCTCGACGCAATGCCGCTCGCCCCGGGCGACGCGGTGTTCGTCCACTGGCCCGCAGAGGCCGGCTATTTCCTTGCATGA